One part of the Pecten maximus chromosome 9, xPecMax1.1, whole genome shotgun sequence genome encodes these proteins:
- the LOC117334952 gene encoding DEAD-box ATP-dependent RNA helicase 9-like: protein MLQLLFTVACLIACVLCNSYRRPSYGQANVGVIAKTGVDGEGRRVSGSGGRIESGFSGRRGGAVFERVVSGRRGGTVLDDVVSGRRGGAVFDDVVSGRRGGAVFDGVVSGRRGGAIFDGVVSGRKGAGVVGNKRRGVGFGFEDFVSGRRVGSGVADRFGGPDIGTRGNDDVVAGRTERRWGQGSNIWSDRRDDGWTETRGSQVRPNIPAKSYN, encoded by the exons atgctaCAACTGCTGTTCACAGTCGCCTGTCTGATCGCCTGTGTGCTATGTAACTCCTACAGACGTCCATCCTACG GTCAGGCAAATGTCGGCGTTATAGCCAAAACTGGTGTGGATGGTGAAGGCAGACGGGTCTCTGGAAGTGGAGGTAGGATAGAGTCTGGCTTCTCCGGTCGTAGAGGAGGGGCTGTATTTGAACGTGTGGTTTCTGGACGTAGAGGAGGGACCGTATTGGATGATGTGGTGTCCGGACGCAGAGGAGGGGCCGTATTTGATGATGTGGTGTCCGGACGTAGAGGAGGGGCTGTATTTGATGGTGTGGTGTCCGGACGTAGAGGAGGGGCTATATTTGATGGTGTGGTGTCCGGACGAAAAGGAGCCGGAGTAGTAGGCAACAAAAGAAGAGGTGTCGGTTTTGGTTTTGAGGACTTTGTATCAGGGAGAAGAGTCGGATCAGGCGTTGCGGATCGTTTCGGTGGACCGGATATAGGCACTCGAGGAAATGACGACGTTGTGGCCGGACGCACAGAACGTCGCTGGGGTCAAGGAAGTAATATATGGTCGGACAGGAGGGACGATGGATGGACAGAAACCAGGGGAAGCCAAGTTCGGCCAAATATACCCGCTAAATCATATAATTGA
- the LOC117334953 gene encoding keratin-associated protein 21-1-like produces the protein MEILSDYDSMRKLKNRIGTLKEGTPNATLPPDTMMKVIFLLSCLVACGLCHYYDNSFGSGFGSMMDNGYGQDLGFSGYDGMGSGFGSGVGSGFGSGFGSGYGSGFGSGVGSGFGSGFGSGFGSGSGYGNFNGRGVSGLGSFGRGYGSRGMRRSPVIGGY, from the exons ATGGAGATACTGTCTGATTACGACTCAATGAGGAAATTGAAAAATAGGATCGGCACTCTAAAAGAAGGAACGCCAAATGCG ACCCTACCACCCGACACCATGATGAAAGTAATATTTCTCCTATCCTGCCTCGTGGCTTGTGGGCTCTGCCATTACTATG ACAATTCCTTTGGCTCGGGCTTTGGATCAATGATGGACAATGGATATGGACAAGATCTTGGATTTTCTGGTTATGATGGAATGGGTTCTGGATTTGGATCTGGCGTTGGATCCGGATTTGGATCCGGATTTGGATCCGGATATGGATCTGGATTTGGATCTGGAGTTGGATCCGGATTTGGATCCGGATTTGGATCTGGATTTGGATCCGGATCCGGATATGGAAATTTCAACGGCCGAGGAGTAAGCGGACTTGGCAGTTTCGGACGTGGATACGGAAGCAGGGGGATGAGACGAAGTCCTGTAATTGGTGGATATTAA
- the LOC117334954 gene encoding keratin-associated protein 21-1-like translates to MMKVLFLLSCLVASGLCHYYGNSFGNGFGNGFGSSRFDDGYGQDLGFSGNDGFGSGFGSGFGSGVGSGFGSGFGSGFGAGSGFGSGFGSGYGSGFGNIYGRGGNGLGSFGRGYGNRGMRRSPVIGGY, encoded by the exons ATGATGAAGGTATTGTTTCTGTTGTCCTGCCTCGTGGCTAGTGGGCTCTGCCATTATTATG GAAATTCCTTTGGTAATGGTTTTGGAAATGGATTTGGGTCATCACGATTTGACGATGGATATGGACAAGATCTTGGATTTTCTGGTAATGATGGATTTGGATCTGGATTCGGATCAGGATTTGGATCCGGAGTTGGATCCGGATTTGGATCCGGTTTTGGATCTGGATTTGGAGCTGGATCCGGATTTGGATCCGGTTTTGGATCTGGATATGGATCTGGATTTGGAAATATCTACGGCCGAGGAGGAAACGGACTAGGAAGCTTTGGACGTGGATACGGAAACAGAGGGATGAGGAGAAGTCCTGTAATTGGTGGATATTAA